GTGTCACTACATTGTAGTTGTCTTATGTTGAGCAATTCATTATGCCACATAGAGCATCTGTTGTCGCTGAAGGAGTATGCACTGCAAGAGCAATTACTCAGGCAAATCTGTGCGCAGTCACTCGCGCTTGCAGCAGCTTCTACTTTTGGGGCATTCTGGGGCAACTTAACACATGGTACAGAATAGAACTTGTCTGTGGTATGTGTTGTGCTTTTGTTGCTAATGCAGTCTAACTGAGTATTTCTCGAGCACCCACCCGCTCGATTTTCTAGCTCCCAGTCCTTTGGGGATGTTATGGTGAAGCCCTCCATACAGTTGCAGTGTGGAACTTTATTATCAGTGCAAATTGTGAAAGGTCCACAAATTGCATGGACATCACACTGAGCTCTTGGTTGGGCATTGATCATTACCCAATCCTCTGAGCCCTTCATCCAAATGAATGTCTTCGCTTGACCTGAGACGTCAATGACATGACGAGTGACCATATTTGGATCCATATATTCAGCTACTAAATTATACGTCAAGTACTTCTCTTTGTCATTGTCGACAAATTTTGGACTAATAGAGTGGCGGGCTGACATCTCTGGAAGTGCAGCGAAATATTTGCCGTTCCATACACCGGTGGACCAATATGGTATGGATGAGTTCAGTGCCAGAAGCAATAACTGGTCAACACCACTGGGGTCTAATTGTTCACAGTACGCACCGGTAGCCGGGTTGACCAAGTTTTTCCAAGATACAAAACGGCGCTTCAGGCCGGTGACCTTGTCCCATCCGAGCTTCGCCCCAGGAAAAAATGTATCTGTGGGGTGGTCAAAGCTCTGCCACAAAACCTTTGTTGAGTTTGAAGAGTCTGTCAGTACAAGATTTCCACTACTCAACAGCATAGCAGCAGTGGTGCTATTTCTTTTGATGTTTGCTTGTGTAGTCCAGATCGCGGACTTGGTGGACCGGTTTACGACGACAAGGTTGCCATCGTGGGAGATCGTGAGCTCCAGTGAGGTGGTGTTCCTGATTGGCTTATCCCTATTTGCAACCCATGCTGAAGTGAATTTCGGTACCGTGTTGAACCATATGCCAAGGTACCAGTTGGCGGTGTGTCCAATCTGGAAGAAGCCAAGCGCGTACCTGCCATTGCTGGAGATGAGCTTGTTGTCGACGCCAAGTGCTTGGCCGGGCAAGATGGTGTCTGTCACGGCAGAACTCGCTGAGGTGTGTAGGCACAAGAGCATGGTGAAAACAACGAGGACGGGAGTCATGGTGAACTGAAGGTGGTGAGGGCGTGCAGAGGGCCTTGTTGTTGCTGTGCAGAGGCTTGAAATGTAGAGACTGTGGAGTCAAGCCCAGCATCCAAACTAGTATAGGCAGATTCAAAGGTTTTTTTCCAGTGGTGATGATGAATCGCCTCTTGCATAGCATGCACGGCAGGATTTGTGTGGTGGTAATGGAAAGGGTGGGGGAAGAAGAACGCTGGGGACATCAGCACCAGACACTTGGTTCGCCGTCGAAATCTCGTCGTCGCTCTCCTCCGGCTACCCGGCGAACCCAGTCAGAAGAGGTCTTTGCACCTGAATAACAATTCGTTGGTTACTATAAATTGAGATATCGATGTGTGTGTGTGGTTTAATGATGAGACCGACACTGTTCTTTTCGCACCCAACTGAAGTGCGTagcaaaaagaaaacaaaaataaacTACAAAAAAGGTGAAGCGCAATTACAACGAGGACAAGTTGCAATTCCACGAAAAGAAAAATGTATTTGCAACAATTGCAAAACTAGTGAAGTACTACCTCTGTATCAAAATATATTTTTTGTACAGAGGTAGGTAACAATAAAATGGTGACTGAAAGTTCAGGAAAGTGACTGAAACTTAACAAAAGTAACTGACTGAAACTTAACAAAAAGAAATACTGAAACATAATTGGACATGTAAAAAAGAATGAAACTTCAAATGCTTAAAAATAAGGAGAGTCTAATTAATACAATTCTGCTGCTTTCATCAGCAAATAAAAGAAGAGATTGCGCTGCTTTAAATTCATCCGTCAACCATCATCTACCGGATAGTTAACTAGCACTGATTTTCACCAATATTCAGTTGGTGAAGGCACTTGTGTTGCACTTATGCACCCTCTCCCTCACCCCTCGTTCATAAATAATCGGCACTCACTTCTACTGCTACATAGTTCATAAGAAGAAGAAAAGTGGTCTATGTTGCTAGTTGTGCAAGGTTTAACATGTCGAGAACGCAAGAATAGATGGGAATAGGAGGTAGCAGGAAACTTAATTGGTGCCCAACAAGAAGATTGTTAGATCCTATCAGAGAACGTTGTCTCAACAATAATCAACACAGGAGA
This sequence is a window from Aegilops tauschii subsp. strangulata cultivar AL8/78 chromosome 7, Aet v6.0, whole genome shotgun sequence. Protein-coding genes within it:
- the LOC109772881 gene encoding G-type lectin S-receptor-like serine/threonine-protein kinase At2g19130; its protein translation is MTPVLVVFTMLLCLHTSASSAVTDTILPGQALGVDNKLISSNGRYALGFFQIGHTANWYLGIWFNTVPKFTSAWVANRDKPIRNTTSLELTISHDGNLVVVNRSTKSAIWTTQANIKRNSTTAAMLLSSGNLVLTDSSNSTKVLWQSFDHPTDTFFPGAKLGWDKVTGLKRRFVSWKNLVNPATGAYCEQLDPSGVDQLLLLALNSSIPYWSTGVWNGKYFAALPEMSARHSISPKFVDNDKEKYLTYNLVAEYMDPNMVTRHVIDVSGQAKTFIWMKGSEDWVMINAQPRAQCDVHAICGPFTICTDNKVPHCNCMEGFTITSPKDWELENRAGGCSRNTQLDCISNKSTTHTTDKFYSVPCVKLPQNAPKVEAAASASDCAQICLSNCSCSAYSFSDNRCSMWHNELLNIRQLQCSDTTNSNGEILYLRLSAKDVQSLKNNRRGIVAGIVIGTGISTLGLFALVLLLMIWRNKNKRSGQIRNESEVCDGIAAFRYNDLQRATNSFADKLGGGSFGSVFKGFIKGSNAIAVKRLDGAYQGEKQFRAEVSSIGAVQHINLVKLVGFCCEGSKRLLVYEYMSNRSLDVHLFGSNSMLNWTARYEIGLGVARGLAYLHDSCRDRVIHCDIKPENILLDASLLPKIADFGMAKLLGRDYSRVLTTMRGTTGYLAPEWLTGVPITPKVDVFSYGMVLLEIISGRRNSCPTVPSGGNTDVYFPVHAAHKLLEGDVGSLVDHKLHGIANLDELEIACKVACWCLQDNELDRPTMGQVVQILQGLVEITMPPIPRLLQAMAGSSHSTCSFFVSGKRAALHV